CCCTGGCCGACCACGGTGTCCTTCCACTGGCCGTTTTTCTCGAAGACGAAGTCCTTGAAGTGGATGCCCGTCAGGTGTCCGGCGTAGCGCTTGAGCCACTCGATCGGCTGCCCGAGCTTCGGGCCGATCTGCATGCACCAGGCGGTGTCCATGCACAGGCCGATCTCAGGCGCGCCGAGCCCGATCAGGTGGTCGAGCACATCCGGTTGTCCGCCGAACATGTACCCGCCGTGGCAGTGGATGCCGACCTTGACCCCGTACTCGCGGGCCAGTTGGCGGGTCTGGGCGATGGCGCGGACGTAGCTCTCGACTTTGAAGTGGACGGAGATGTGCTTGGCTCCGGCCAGCTTGACGCACTCGAACAGGTCGCGCTCGGCGGGATCGCCGTGGAGCGTTTCCACGCCGATGGAGACGATCTTCACCCCGGCGTCCTCATAGGTTTTGACGACGTTCTTCCAGCCTTCGAGGTCGTGGAAGTTCGCGTGTATGGCGCAGACTTCCACCCGGTCGAGACCGATTTCTTTCACCTTGGAGGCGACGTCGGCGTTGTCTTTGAAGTTGCGGAAGCAGTAGCTCTGCACCCCCAGTTGAATGGCTTGGCTCATGGGATAATGCTGTTGGGTTGGTGTGGTTGAAATGCTCAGGCCAGGACGACTTCGCGGCCGGTGCGGCTGGACTCGGCGATGCCGTCGAGCACCTTCTGGACGGCGAGGGCC
The window above is part of the Ruficoccus amylovorans genome. Proteins encoded here:
- a CDS encoding sugar phosphate isomerase/epimerase family protein; its protein translation is MSQAIQLGVQSYCFRNFKDNADVASKVKEIGLDRVEVCAIHANFHDLEGWKNVVKTYEDAGVKIVSIGVETLHGDPAERDLFECVKLAGAKHISVHFKVESYVRAIAQTRQLAREYGVKVGIHCHGGYMFGGQPDVLDHLIGLGAPEIGLCMDTAWCMQIGPKLGQPIEWLKRYAGHLTGIHFKDFVFEKNGQWKDTVVGQGNLDLPAYAKTVTDSGFGGMAVIEYEADPQNPVPALKNCVEQMKKVL